From the Fibrobacter sp. UWB11 genome, one window contains:
- a CDS encoding Abi family protein, translated as MKYLKPSLSYEQQADRLIERGLVAEKASLVDILSNISYYHFSAYLFPFKQDNSDCLKPGTSLDQIYRRYRFDRRLRCLIMDALERVETALKAKVVTVFTQKYGPFGYLDKANYNNFCDADFQKLMATIDAEVNRHIKSKEQFVTHYLDKYDEPNLPFWMVAELLTFGNILTIYRKMHRPIQQEIASEFGVPVVIMESWLLTLNHVRNICAHHARLWNRRLGIRPQIPTVKKHPEWAKISNDKPFVVLMILSQMLKKCAPKTEWRTRIETLMAEYSDLPFECIGFLADWKTHNLWKC; from the coding sequence ATGAAGTACTTAAAGCCGTCATTATCTTATGAACAGCAAGCCGATAGATTAATAGAAAGGGGGCTTGTTGCAGAGAAGGCGTCTTTAGTTGATATTTTATCCAATATCAGTTATTATCATTTTAGTGCTTACTTGTTCCCGTTCAAGCAAGATAATTCTGATTGTCTAAAGCCAGGAACGTCGTTGGATCAGATTTATCGCCGTTATCGTTTTGACCGTCGTTTGAGATGTCTGATTATGGACGCACTGGAACGTGTTGAAACGGCGCTCAAGGCAAAAGTGGTAACCGTCTTTACGCAAAAGTACGGTCCCTTCGGTTATTTGGATAAGGCCAATTACAATAACTTTTGTGATGCTGATTTTCAGAAATTGATGGCGACAATTGATGCGGAGGTAAATCGGCATATCAAAAGTAAAGAGCAGTTTGTTACCCATTATTTGGATAAGTACGACGAACCAAATTTGCCTTTTTGGATGGTCGCTGAGTTGCTGACATTTGGGAACATCTTGACGATATATCGTAAAATGCATCGCCCAATACAACAGGAAATTGCATCTGAATTTGGAGTGCCCGTTGTTATTATGGAATCTTGGTTGTTGACCTTGAATCACGTTCGTAATATCTGTGCGCACCATGCTAGATTATGGAATCGTCGTCTTGGCATTCGCCCGCAAATTCCAACAGTGAAAAAGCATCCGGAATGGGCGAAAATTTCAAACGACAAGCCATTTGTTGTTTTGATGATATTGAGCCAGATGCTAAAGAAGTGCGCTCCGAAAACAGAATGGCGAACACGCATAGAAACGCTGATGGCTGAATATTCGGATTTGCCGTTTGAATGCATAGGTTTTCTTGCCGATTGGAAAACTCACAATTTATGGAAATGTTGA
- a CDS encoding class I SAM-dependent DNA methyltransferase, producing the protein MPKKITPSATQGGKNEQSLVKKVWNMADVLSSAGVGFTDYITQLTYLLFLKMDSEKVEMIGVESALPKGCEWKDLLAVQMKGTDLVDKYNSILEKLSKQTGLIGTIFVDAQNKVNTPVYLSKLVSMVDDETWLLEGDLKGAIYENILEKNGQDKKSGAGQYFTPRPLIQAIVDCVQPKITESVCDPACGTGGFLLAAHDYMSAQTNEKAKLKKLNNELLCGNDNTSLVVTLASMNMYLHGIGVDSTPIHKADSLENAPEKLVDVVLANPPFGTRPAGSVDISAKRSDFYITTTNNQLNFLQHIMLLLKNGGRAGVVLPDNVLFDAAGEPLRKRLLKDFNLHTILRLPTGIFYANGVKTNVLFFEKGSETKETWFYDYRTGVKHTQATKPLKRSDLDDFVTCYTATKRKETWSEENPTGRWRKYDVKELLARDKTSLDITWIKDKDDIEDVTLADLLANIKDEAKEIAAHSEKLAKMLKGIDG; encoded by the coding sequence ATGCCCAAGAAAATAACTCCCTCCGCTACGCAAGGCGGAAAGAACGAACAATCTCTTGTCAAGAAAGTATGGAATATGGCTGACGTTCTTTCGTCGGCAGGCGTAGGTTTTACAGATTATATAACGCAGCTCACCTATCTCTTGTTCTTGAAAATGGACAGTGAAAAGGTCGAAATGATTGGCGTTGAAAGCGCACTCCCCAAGGGATGTGAATGGAAAGATTTGCTTGCCGTCCAGATGAAAGGAACTGACCTTGTCGATAAATACAATTCCATTCTGGAAAAGTTAAGTAAGCAAACGGGACTTATCGGCACTATTTTTGTGGATGCTCAAAACAAGGTGAATACTCCTGTTTATTTGAGTAAGCTTGTGTCCATGGTGGACGATGAAACTTGGCTTTTAGAAGGTGATCTTAAGGGCGCCATCTACGAAAATATTCTTGAAAAGAATGGTCAAGATAAAAAAAGCGGTGCGGGGCAGTACTTTACTCCGCGCCCGTTGATTCAGGCGATTGTTGATTGTGTTCAGCCTAAGATAACCGAATCCGTTTGCGATCCTGCTTGTGGAACGGGAGGATTTTTGCTAGCTGCGCACGACTACATGTCGGCTCAGACGAATGAAAAGGCGAAGCTCAAGAAATTGAACAATGAGCTCCTTTGTGGAAACGACAATACATCGCTGGTGGTGACGCTTGCATCTATGAATATGTATCTTCATGGAATTGGCGTAGATTCTACCCCCATTCACAAAGCTGATTCTCTTGAAAATGCTCCAGAAAAACTTGTAGATGTGGTTTTGGCGAATCCGCCGTTTGGAACGCGTCCGGCGGGAAGTGTGGATATTAGTGCAAAACGCTCTGATTTTTATATAACCACGACCAACAATCAGTTGAATTTTTTGCAGCATATCATGCTTTTGCTTAAAAATGGTGGCCGTGCAGGTGTGGTGCTCCCGGACAATGTGCTTTTTGATGCTGCCGGAGAACCGCTCCGCAAACGACTTCTCAAGGATTTTAATTTGCATACCATTTTGCGTTTGCCTACGGGTATCTTTTATGCAAATGGGGTCAAGACGAATGTGCTGTTTTTTGAGAAGGGAAGTGAAACTAAGGAAACTTGGTTCTATGATTATCGTACGGGTGTAAAGCACACGCAGGCGACAAAACCTTTGAAGCGTAGCGACTTGGATGACTTTGTGACTTGTTATACGGCAACAAAGCGCAAAGAAACTTGGAGCGAAGAAAACCCGACCGGGCGTTGGCGCAAGTATGATGTCAAGGAACTTCTGGCCCGCGACAAGACGAGCCTCGACATAACTTGGATTAAGGACAAGGACGATATCGAAGACGTAACGCTTGCCGACCTTTTGGCAAACATCAAGGACGAAGCGAAGGAAATTGCCGCCCACTCCGAAAAACTCGCCAAGATGCTCAAGGGAATCGACGGATGA